Proteins encoded together in one Campylobacter anatolicus window:
- a CDS encoding phage major tail tube protein, whose translation MVLFDVENMICLIGGVDYLGKVRSNLGE comes from the coding sequence ATGGTGCTGTTTGACGTAGAAAACATGATATGTCTAATAGGTGGAGTGGATTATCTAGGAAAAGTTAGAAGTAATCTAGGCGAATAA